The Rhopalosiphum maidis isolate BTI-1 chromosome 1, ASM367621v3, whole genome shotgun sequence genome has a segment encoding these proteins:
- the LOC113556937 gene encoding armadillo repeat-containing protein gudu-like isoform X3, whose amino-acid sequence MNETTNNMETLREGSVKDNRNETDAILEDKTLVEGPSALYTLIVEEPAQSDDSSSYSMTLSEFEEDRWYNPTSLPDDAAEIESIQRLIKYIRVGNQTATAIALAALVDYNLRDESTQSIVIATGGTELLINLLETDHNECRHGALAVLNEMSYMLGTRRNLTNLGAIPILVKLLSDRSIDLQILSAETLANIAKIKKGRKFIRKAGGIKLMVKYMDVPHQVLRTESEMLPVIQQKLFSLLCNCSKALWSMSKSDKNKDVMRQSGIIPVMAKLLTSVHEDVVSYIMGIIVNCATQPVFRTAIKEQGMLIDILKLLKSPDIEMMNNAATITFNCAEDPESRKMIKEQGGLNSLVNIVKVESHKCETKLMAAATGAIWKCLMNPDNVKRLEDINGIHVLVKLLDSDSEDVIANTVASLAECTKIGRNKIALRAADGLVPIIKLLQDTGHERILVNVCRVIDNCASDPLCMEQVVSNDGIRLVWSMMKFDSTLVQSTAGHTLVTLLKNTKESSDIMRSLVTGLVMLVDLLKSHDTRVLAAACAVIGILAKEPENLAILTDYDIVQRLSSLVHTVIYYLK is encoded by the exons ATGAACGAAACGACAAATAATATGGAAACTTTAAGGGAAGGATCAGTGAAAGACAATCGAAACGAAACAGACGCCATATTAGAAGATAAAACTTTAGTTGAG GGCCCTAGTGCTTTGTATACGTTAATTGTCGAAGAACCTGCCCAATCGGATGACAGTTCAAGTTACAGTATGACGTTGAGCGAGTTTGAAGAAGACAGATGGTATAATCCGACATCGTTGCCTGATGACGCAGCTGAAATAGAAAGCATCCAGAGATTGATTAAATACATACga GTAGGCAATCAAACGGCTACGGCAATCGCATTGGCTGCATTGGTGGACTACAATCTACGTGACGAGTCCACGCAAAGTATTGTGATTGCTACTGGTGGCACAGAgcttttaatcaatttattggaAACCGATCACAATGAATGCAGA caCGGTGCACTAGcagtattaaatgaaatgtcaTACATGTTGGGTACTAGAAGAAATTTGACAAATTTAGGCGCTATTCCAATTTTAGTGAAGTTATTGTCTGACCGATCAATAGACTTACAAATTCTCTCAGCTGAGACTCTAGCTAatatagcaaaaataaaaaaagggaGAAAGTTCATACGAAAAGCTGgtggtattaaattaatg GTTAAGTATATGGATGTACCACATCAAGTCTTAAGAACTGAAAGTGAAATGTTACCAGTAATTCAACAAAAGTTATTTAGTTTGTTGTGCAACTGTTCGAAAGCATTATGGTCAATGTCTAAAtcggataaaaataaagatgtgATGCGACAATCTGGAATCATACCAGTAATGGCAAAGCTATTGACCTCGGTGCATGAGGATGTTGTCAGTTATATTATgggaattattgttaattgtgcAACACaa CCAGTTTTTCGTACAGCAATCAAAGAGCAAGGTATGTtgattgatatattaaaactattgaagAGTCCGGATATTGAAATGATGAATAACGCTGCTACCATAACGTTCAAT TGTGCTGAGGACCCCGAGAGCCGAAAAATGATCAAAGAACAAGGGGGCCTAAACTCGTTGGTAAACATTGTAAAAGTGGAATCACACAAAtgtgaaacaaaattaatggCAGCTGCTACCGGTGCAATATGGAAATGCTTGATGAACCCGGACAACGTGAAACGTTTAGAAGATATAAATGGCATACACGTTTTGGTAAAACTATTAGACTCCGACAGTGAAGat GTAATCGCCAATACCGTAGCATCTTTGGCGGAATGCACGAAAATAGGACGCAATAAAATCGCTCTGAGGGCAGCTGATGGTTTAGTACCCATAATAAAGCTATTGCAAGACACCGGCCATGAGAGGATTCTCGTAAATGTGTGCCGTGTGATAGACAATTGCGCGTCTGATCCACTGTGCATGGAACAAGTGGTTAGCAATGATGGCATACGTTTAGTATGGTCCATGATGAAATTTGATTCTACTCTTGTTCAATCTACAGCGGGACATACGTTGGTCACgttactaaaaaatacaaaa GAGTCTAGTGATATTATGCGTTCTCTAGTTACCGGATTGGTAATGCtggttgatttattaaaatcacacGATACGAGAGTGTTAGCAGCCGCATGCGCCGTCATTGGAATATTAGCCAAAGAACCCGAAAACTTGGCAATTCTCACTGATTACGATATTGTACAGCGGTTATCTAGTTTGGTGCATACGGTAATATACtacctaaaat aG
- the LOC113556937 gene encoding armadillo repeat-containing protein gudu-like isoform X1, whose protein sequence is MNETTNNMETLREGSVKDNRNETDAILEDKTLVEGPSALYTLIVEEPAQSDDSSSYSMTLSEFEEDRWYNPTSLPDDAAEIESIQRLIKYIRVGNQTATAIALAALVDYNLRDESTQSIVIATGGTELLINLLETDHNECRHGALAVLNEMSYMLGTRRNLTNLGAIPILVKLLSDRSIDLQILSAETLANIAKIKKGRKFIRKAGGIKLMVKYMDVPHQVLRTESEMLPVIQQKLFSLLCNCSKALWSMSKSDKNKDVMRQSGIIPVMAKLLTSVHEDVVSYIMGIIVNCATQPVFRTAIKEQGMLIDILKLLKSPDIEMMNNAATITFNCAEDPESRKMIKEQGGLNSLVNIVKVESHKCETKLMAAATGAIWKCLMNPDNVKRLEDINGIHVLVKLLDSDSEDVIANTVASLAECTKIGRNKIALRAADGLVPIIKLLQDTGHERILVNVCRVIDNCASDPLCMEQVVSNDGIRLVWSMMKFDSTLVQSTAGHTLVTLLKNTKESSDIMRSLVTGLVMLVDLLKSHDTRVLAAACAVIGILAKEPENLAILTDYDIVQRLSSLVHTVIYYLKSTIFHLQSNSDLQAHLSRAIGSCCLLERNCHTFGRLDVVLPISKYIHSNSELVRQNVTFALHGLSGDATNCVAMESCGVVPFLMETIASRDPDVQEASAGCLANIRKIALNARRLKL, encoded by the exons ATGAACGAAACGACAAATAATATGGAAACTTTAAGGGAAGGATCAGTGAAAGACAATCGAAACGAAACAGACGCCATATTAGAAGATAAAACTTTAGTTGAG GGCCCTAGTGCTTTGTATACGTTAATTGTCGAAGAACCTGCCCAATCGGATGACAGTTCAAGTTACAGTATGACGTTGAGCGAGTTTGAAGAAGACAGATGGTATAATCCGACATCGTTGCCTGATGACGCAGCTGAAATAGAAAGCATCCAGAGATTGATTAAATACATACga GTAGGCAATCAAACGGCTACGGCAATCGCATTGGCTGCATTGGTGGACTACAATCTACGTGACGAGTCCACGCAAAGTATTGTGATTGCTACTGGTGGCACAGAgcttttaatcaatttattggaAACCGATCACAATGAATGCAGA caCGGTGCACTAGcagtattaaatgaaatgtcaTACATGTTGGGTACTAGAAGAAATTTGACAAATTTAGGCGCTATTCCAATTTTAGTGAAGTTATTGTCTGACCGATCAATAGACTTACAAATTCTCTCAGCTGAGACTCTAGCTAatatagcaaaaataaaaaaagggaGAAAGTTCATACGAAAAGCTGgtggtattaaattaatg GTTAAGTATATGGATGTACCACATCAAGTCTTAAGAACTGAAAGTGAAATGTTACCAGTAATTCAACAAAAGTTATTTAGTTTGTTGTGCAACTGTTCGAAAGCATTATGGTCAATGTCTAAAtcggataaaaataaagatgtgATGCGACAATCTGGAATCATACCAGTAATGGCAAAGCTATTGACCTCGGTGCATGAGGATGTTGTCAGTTATATTATgggaattattgttaattgtgcAACACaa CCAGTTTTTCGTACAGCAATCAAAGAGCAAGGTATGTtgattgatatattaaaactattgaagAGTCCGGATATTGAAATGATGAATAACGCTGCTACCATAACGTTCAAT TGTGCTGAGGACCCCGAGAGCCGAAAAATGATCAAAGAACAAGGGGGCCTAAACTCGTTGGTAAACATTGTAAAAGTGGAATCACACAAAtgtgaaacaaaattaatggCAGCTGCTACCGGTGCAATATGGAAATGCTTGATGAACCCGGACAACGTGAAACGTTTAGAAGATATAAATGGCATACACGTTTTGGTAAAACTATTAGACTCCGACAGTGAAGat GTAATCGCCAATACCGTAGCATCTTTGGCGGAATGCACGAAAATAGGACGCAATAAAATCGCTCTGAGGGCAGCTGATGGTTTAGTACCCATAATAAAGCTATTGCAAGACACCGGCCATGAGAGGATTCTCGTAAATGTGTGCCGTGTGATAGACAATTGCGCGTCTGATCCACTGTGCATGGAACAAGTGGTTAGCAATGATGGCATACGTTTAGTATGGTCCATGATGAAATTTGATTCTACTCTTGTTCAATCTACAGCGGGACATACGTTGGTCACgttactaaaaaatacaaaa GAGTCTAGTGATATTATGCGTTCTCTAGTTACCGGATTGGTAATGCtggttgatttattaaaatcacacGATACGAGAGTGTTAGCAGCCGCATGCGCCGTCATTGGAATATTAGCCAAAGAACCCGAAAACTTGGCAATTCTCACTGATTACGATATTGTACAGCGGTTATCTAGTTTGGTGCATACGGTAATATACtacctaaaat ctacaatttttcatttacagaGCAATTCGGACCTCCAAGCCCATTTATCTCGTGCCATCGGTTCTTGCTGTTTATTAGAACGCAACTGTCACACGTTTGGTCGGCTTGACGTAGTATTGCCCATTTCCAAATACATACATTCCAATTCTGAGTTGGTCAGACAGAACGTTACGTTTGCTCTACACGGCCTATCCGGTGACGCGACTAATTGTGTAGCCATGGAATCTTGTGGCGTCGTTCCA TTCCTAATGGAGACTATTGCGTCACGAGATCCCGATGTACAGGAGGCTTCAGCTGGATGTTTAGCAAATATTCGTAAAATCGCTTTGAACGCTcgaagattaaaattataa
- the LOC113556937 gene encoding armadillo repeat-containing protein gudu-like isoform X4: MQSNVHGALAVLNEMSYMLGTRRNLTNLGAIPILVKLLSDRSIDLQILSAETLANIAKIKKGRKFIRKAGGIKLMVKYMDVPHQVLRTESEMLPVIQQKLFSLLCNCSKALWSMSKSDKNKDVMRQSGIIPVMAKLLTSVHEDVVSYIMGIIVNCATQPVFRTAIKEQGMLIDILKLLKSPDIEMMNNAATITFNCAEDPESRKMIKEQGGLNSLVNIVKVESHKCETKLMAAATGAIWKCLMNPDNVKRLEDINGIHVLVKLLDSDSEDVIANTVASLAECTKIGRNKIALRAADGLVPIIKLLQDTGHERILVNVCRVIDNCASDPLCMEQVVSNDGIRLVWSMMKFDSTLVQSTAGHTLVTLLKNTKESSDIMRSLVTGLVMLVDLLKSHDTRVLAAACAVIGILAKEPENLAILTDYDIVQRLSSLVHTVIYYLKSTIFHLQSNSDLQAHLSRAIGSCCLLERNCHTFGRLDVVLPISKYIHSNSELVRQNVTFALHGLSGDATNCVAMESCGVVPFLMETIASRDPDVQEASAGCLANIRKIALNARRLKL; the protein is encoded by the exons ATGCAGAGTAATGTT caCGGTGCACTAGcagtattaaatgaaatgtcaTACATGTTGGGTACTAGAAGAAATTTGACAAATTTAGGCGCTATTCCAATTTTAGTGAAGTTATTGTCTGACCGATCAATAGACTTACAAATTCTCTCAGCTGAGACTCTAGCTAatatagcaaaaataaaaaaagggaGAAAGTTCATACGAAAAGCTGgtggtattaaattaatg GTTAAGTATATGGATGTACCACATCAAGTCTTAAGAACTGAAAGTGAAATGTTACCAGTAATTCAACAAAAGTTATTTAGTTTGTTGTGCAACTGTTCGAAAGCATTATGGTCAATGTCTAAAtcggataaaaataaagatgtgATGCGACAATCTGGAATCATACCAGTAATGGCAAAGCTATTGACCTCGGTGCATGAGGATGTTGTCAGTTATATTATgggaattattgttaattgtgcAACACaa CCAGTTTTTCGTACAGCAATCAAAGAGCAAGGTATGTtgattgatatattaaaactattgaagAGTCCGGATATTGAAATGATGAATAACGCTGCTACCATAACGTTCAAT TGTGCTGAGGACCCCGAGAGCCGAAAAATGATCAAAGAACAAGGGGGCCTAAACTCGTTGGTAAACATTGTAAAAGTGGAATCACACAAAtgtgaaacaaaattaatggCAGCTGCTACCGGTGCAATATGGAAATGCTTGATGAACCCGGACAACGTGAAACGTTTAGAAGATATAAATGGCATACACGTTTTGGTAAAACTATTAGACTCCGACAGTGAAGat GTAATCGCCAATACCGTAGCATCTTTGGCGGAATGCACGAAAATAGGACGCAATAAAATCGCTCTGAGGGCAGCTGATGGTTTAGTACCCATAATAAAGCTATTGCAAGACACCGGCCATGAGAGGATTCTCGTAAATGTGTGCCGTGTGATAGACAATTGCGCGTCTGATCCACTGTGCATGGAACAAGTGGTTAGCAATGATGGCATACGTTTAGTATGGTCCATGATGAAATTTGATTCTACTCTTGTTCAATCTACAGCGGGACATACGTTGGTCACgttactaaaaaatacaaaa GAGTCTAGTGATATTATGCGTTCTCTAGTTACCGGATTGGTAATGCtggttgatttattaaaatcacacGATACGAGAGTGTTAGCAGCCGCATGCGCCGTCATTGGAATATTAGCCAAAGAACCCGAAAACTTGGCAATTCTCACTGATTACGATATTGTACAGCGGTTATCTAGTTTGGTGCATACGGTAATATACtacctaaaat ctacaatttttcatttacagaGCAATTCGGACCTCCAAGCCCATTTATCTCGTGCCATCGGTTCTTGCTGTTTATTAGAACGCAACTGTCACACGTTTGGTCGGCTTGACGTAGTATTGCCCATTTCCAAATACATACATTCCAATTCTGAGTTGGTCAGACAGAACGTTACGTTTGCTCTACACGGCCTATCCGGTGACGCGACTAATTGTGTAGCCATGGAATCTTGTGGCGTCGTTCCA TTCCTAATGGAGACTATTGCGTCACGAGATCCCGATGTACAGGAGGCTTCAGCTGGATGTTTAGCAAATATTCGTAAAATCGCTTTGAACGCTcgaagattaaaattataa
- the LOC113556937 gene encoding armadillo repeat-containing protein gudu-like isoform X2: MNETTNNMETLREGSVKDNRNETDAILEDKTLVEGPSALYTLIVEEPAQSDDSSSYSMTLSEFEEDRWYNPTSLPDDAAEIESIQRLIKYIRVGNQTATAIALAALVDYNLRDESTQSIVIATGGTELLINLLETDHNECRHGALAVLNEMSYMLGTRRNLTNLGAIPILVKLLSDRSIDLQILSAETLANIAKIKKGRKFIRKAGGIKLMVKYMDVPHQVLRTESEMLPVIQQKLFSLLCNCSKALWSMSKSDKNKDVMRQSGIIPVMAKLLTSVHEDVVSYIMGIIVNCATQPVFRTAIKEQGMLIDILKLLKSPDIEMMNNAATITFNCAEDPESRKMIKEQGGLNSLVNIVKVESHKCETKLMAAATGAIWKCLMNPDNVKRLEDINGIHVLVKLLDSDSEDVIANTVASLAECTKIGRNKIALRAADGLVPIIKLLQDTGHERILVNVCRVIDNCASDPLCMEQVVSNDGIRLVWSMMKFDSTLVQSTAGHTLVTLLKNTKESSDIMRSLVTGLVMLVDLLKSHDTRVLAAACAVIGILAKEPENLAILTDYDIVQRLSSLVHTSNSDLQAHLSRAIGSCCLLERNCHTFGRLDVVLPISKYIHSNSELVRQNVTFALHGLSGDATNCVAMESCGVVPFLMETIASRDPDVQEASAGCLANIRKIALNARRLKL; this comes from the exons ATGAACGAAACGACAAATAATATGGAAACTTTAAGGGAAGGATCAGTGAAAGACAATCGAAACGAAACAGACGCCATATTAGAAGATAAAACTTTAGTTGAG GGCCCTAGTGCTTTGTATACGTTAATTGTCGAAGAACCTGCCCAATCGGATGACAGTTCAAGTTACAGTATGACGTTGAGCGAGTTTGAAGAAGACAGATGGTATAATCCGACATCGTTGCCTGATGACGCAGCTGAAATAGAAAGCATCCAGAGATTGATTAAATACATACga GTAGGCAATCAAACGGCTACGGCAATCGCATTGGCTGCATTGGTGGACTACAATCTACGTGACGAGTCCACGCAAAGTATTGTGATTGCTACTGGTGGCACAGAgcttttaatcaatttattggaAACCGATCACAATGAATGCAGA caCGGTGCACTAGcagtattaaatgaaatgtcaTACATGTTGGGTACTAGAAGAAATTTGACAAATTTAGGCGCTATTCCAATTTTAGTGAAGTTATTGTCTGACCGATCAATAGACTTACAAATTCTCTCAGCTGAGACTCTAGCTAatatagcaaaaataaaaaaagggaGAAAGTTCATACGAAAAGCTGgtggtattaaattaatg GTTAAGTATATGGATGTACCACATCAAGTCTTAAGAACTGAAAGTGAAATGTTACCAGTAATTCAACAAAAGTTATTTAGTTTGTTGTGCAACTGTTCGAAAGCATTATGGTCAATGTCTAAAtcggataaaaataaagatgtgATGCGACAATCTGGAATCATACCAGTAATGGCAAAGCTATTGACCTCGGTGCATGAGGATGTTGTCAGTTATATTATgggaattattgttaattgtgcAACACaa CCAGTTTTTCGTACAGCAATCAAAGAGCAAGGTATGTtgattgatatattaaaactattgaagAGTCCGGATATTGAAATGATGAATAACGCTGCTACCATAACGTTCAAT TGTGCTGAGGACCCCGAGAGCCGAAAAATGATCAAAGAACAAGGGGGCCTAAACTCGTTGGTAAACATTGTAAAAGTGGAATCACACAAAtgtgaaacaaaattaatggCAGCTGCTACCGGTGCAATATGGAAATGCTTGATGAACCCGGACAACGTGAAACGTTTAGAAGATATAAATGGCATACACGTTTTGGTAAAACTATTAGACTCCGACAGTGAAGat GTAATCGCCAATACCGTAGCATCTTTGGCGGAATGCACGAAAATAGGACGCAATAAAATCGCTCTGAGGGCAGCTGATGGTTTAGTACCCATAATAAAGCTATTGCAAGACACCGGCCATGAGAGGATTCTCGTAAATGTGTGCCGTGTGATAGACAATTGCGCGTCTGATCCACTGTGCATGGAACAAGTGGTTAGCAATGATGGCATACGTTTAGTATGGTCCATGATGAAATTTGATTCTACTCTTGTTCAATCTACAGCGGGACATACGTTGGTCACgttactaaaaaatacaaaa GAGTCTAGTGATATTATGCGTTCTCTAGTTACCGGATTGGTAATGCtggttgatttattaaaatcacacGATACGAGAGTGTTAGCAGCCGCATGCGCCGTCATTGGAATATTAGCCAAAGAACCCGAAAACTTGGCAATTCTCACTGATTACGATATTGTACAGCGGTTATCTAGTTTGGTGCATACG aGCAATTCGGACCTCCAAGCCCATTTATCTCGTGCCATCGGTTCTTGCTGTTTATTAGAACGCAACTGTCACACGTTTGGTCGGCTTGACGTAGTATTGCCCATTTCCAAATACATACATTCCAATTCTGAGTTGGTCAGACAGAACGTTACGTTTGCTCTACACGGCCTATCCGGTGACGCGACTAATTGTGTAGCCATGGAATCTTGTGGCGTCGTTCCA TTCCTAATGGAGACTATTGCGTCACGAGATCCCGATGTACAGGAGGCTTCAGCTGGATGTTTAGCAAATATTCGTAAAATCGCTTTGAACGCTcgaagattaaaattataa
- the LOC113556580 gene encoding LOW QUALITY PROTEIN: uncharacterized protein LOC113556580 (The sequence of the model RefSeq protein was modified relative to this genomic sequence to represent the inferred CDS: deleted 1 base in 1 codon): MEICGIIDIKVPAKGRKFGSWKAWKSQWCEVLKNENRMIINIGHSKGNVTSCLAVPNNAIIYRIKSRTKAYGFGIFYAGQKEQQPCIFIAGKSETESQKWMKSIRDVLKPPTTNIKTTNEYTVSIIDNEHSKAAGLTGLYGTLSVKSEEILVTDPHTGKIKVTLHWTQIQCSYLPLPAVSDDLHRVCTIRTNSKFKAGDGDLELYCTEADELHNELLSCPRPLPRIATTPLPPTPKDKQTRYDHWTAADSPSTTPPRRLLESRRMSRSEGDLKKFVMQHSAPTLRSAGSQQHLVLVPRCNDLRQKSSSHFLLTSVGLLLATPGYSEPNSMQDLRQIDQHLLSKRLQGIMDEESIDAEGMKSEEDEDYEDMLHTNIEETNDAPPPLPPRQLKYVTMANLGGNNKLYISGPVPI; the protein is encoded by the exons ATGGAGATCTGTGGTATAATCGATATAAAAGTACCAGCTAAAGGTAGAAAATTCGGTTCATGGAAG GCATGGAAAAGTCAATGGTGCGAA GTACTCAAAAACGAAAATCGTATGATCATTAATATAGGACATAGTAAGGGAAATGTCACGTCGTGTTTAGCAGTACCTAACAATGCAATCATCTACAGAATTAAATCCAG GACTAAAGCCTACggttttggaatattttatgcaGGACAAAAGGAACAACAACCATGTATCTTTATCGCAGGAAAATCAGAAACAGAGTCACAAAAATGGATGAAATCTATAAGAGATGTCCTAAAACCACCAACTACCAATATAA AGACAACAAACGAGTATACTGTATCGATAATTGACAACGAACATTCTAAAGCGGCTGGTTTAACCGGCCTTTATGGTACTTTATCTGTAAAATCAGAAGAAATATTGGTAACAGACCCTCACACGGGAAAAATCAAAGTAACCCTTCATTGGACACAAATACAATGTAGTTACTTGCCTTTGCCGGCTGTATCGGACGATTTACATAGGGTTTGCACAATACGTACAAACAG CAAGTTCAAAGCGGGTGATGGTGATTTAGAACTGTACTGCACCGAAGCTGACGAGTTGCACAACGAGCTGCTTTCGTGTCCGCGACCGTTGCCCAGGATTGCCACTACGCCGTTGCCACCGACGCCCAAAGACAAGCAGACGCGCTACGACCATTGGACCGCGGCCGATTCGCCTTCGACGACGCCGCCTCGACGTCTGCTGGAGTCCAGACGAATGAGCAGGAGCGAAGGCGATCTGAAGAAGTTCGTCATGCAACATTCTGCACCCACGCTGCGGTCCGCCGGCTCACAACAACACCTCGTACTCGTGCCCCGGTGCAACGATTTGCGGCAAAag agtTCGTCGCATTTCCTGTTGACTAGCGTCGGATTGTTGTTGGCCACACCAGGATACAGTGAACCCAACTCGATGCAAGACTTAAGGCAGATCGACCAACACTTGCTGAGTAAACGTTTACAAGGCATAATGGATGAAGAAAGCATAGACGCCGAAGGGATGAAGAGCGAGGAAGACGAGGATTACGAAGATATGTTACATACGAATATCGAAGAGACAAATGATGCACCGCCACCATTACCGCCGAGACAACTGAA atatgtTACCATGGCCAATCTAGGAGGAAATAACAAACTATACATTTCCGGACCAGTACCTATATGA